The region ATGTTAGCAGCACAACAAATCGAATGCCTGCTTTATCAGTGATTTCCTTGTAAGGGTCTTTATACTTGTTCCGCTTCCTGATAAATGCCTTCGTGACCAGAGAATCCACCTGTTTTACTCTTTGAGATGGTGGTATTTTCACCCATTCCAAGTACGCACTTTTTGTTCCCGCATGAGATAAAATACTGGAATCAATTTTAGTCAGCACAAAGTCAGCCCATGCTTTATACATGGGCAATTCAGCTTCATACAACTGGATGAACTCGTCGCGGTTCATTATTCTTGCTCAGTCAGCTTACCCTGTATTCTCAGGGTAGTATGTTCATCAGTAACGTCAATAACCTGAACCATTTCTTCAAAAGTATCTGCTGGAGCTGTCAACTTAACGCTGGAAGAGAAGTTCATTTTACGATGTTGCAACCTCCTCTTAATTAAAGAGTTATCTTTAACTATTGCATTAGTTGGGAAATTTTTACTTTCCATGTAAGCAGCATAATCATCTCTTAATTCCTCTTCCATGAATTGGTCAGCGAAACCACTAGTCTGAATTGTATTGCTCTGATCAGTTTTCAGGTATGTGTGTAGAGCTTGTTGAAGATCGACCTTACTTTCCGTCGACAGATCAGAATCATTAATGAAATTTTTCGTATATTCAAAAAAGTCCCGAGTTCTCTGCTCTGAGTTTTCAGGAATTCTTAAGCCCAAGAAACCAGAATAAAAATACCTTGCAGCCTTTCTATCATCTTTTGCTTGGATGTTACTATCAAAAACATAGGCTTCAAAGTCGTCAGTAATTCTAATTTCATTACCAACACTTTCCCTGCTCATTTCAACAAATGCACCAACCTTGTAGAGTTTCGCTTGAGGAGTAAGTATTAAGTTGTCCAAGTAATCCATAACAACCTTATCACCCTCTTCTTTTCCAACGAACCCTGCTTGCTGCTCTGCTTTAATGATGAACAAGCATCTTTTATTCGCAGCTCCAGCAGTTCCATCAATAATTACTAAAGTTCCTCCAGGCCAGCTCTTGCTTGTATGAGCGGTGGTATGCAACTCAGCAATTTCTACTGAATTTTTTATAAAACTAGCATCATCATCAGTTAAGAGTCGGGTAGCACAATGAAAACAGCTAGCAGCGCCATCCTGAGCTATGTCCATTTGCAAGCTGTGCGAACCATTACCGAGTACACTACTGATACGCTGTTGTAGCTTATCTAAACCAGCACCAGCTAACTGTGTTAATACACGACTAGGAAACGGATCAACACGCCCTTCATCGTTAGGCTTATAGACGTTGTGTAAAATTATTCTGTGGAAATTAAGATTATCAAATGTAAAAGTCATTAAAAGCGCCACTCCCTGCATTATTTTTTTATTTAAAACCACCGGCGTTAAGAGACCCAATCATCTATCATGTCCGCCCAGTCTTGCAGCATTGATACTCGCTGCTCTCTATATTCTGCCTTGTTATAAACAGCCCTAACACCTTTTTGTTCATGAGCTAAGCATTTTTCAATCCAGTCAGTATTATAGCCAGCTTCATGGAGTAAGGTACTTGCTGTACGCCTCAGATCGTGGGGGCCAAACTTGGCAAGAGACTGCCCTTCTTTCTGAGCCAGCTTGTAAGTCATCGTCATCACCCGGTTTAGCGTGGCACTGCTCATGGGCACGTCAGAATCGTAACGCGACGGCAGAACATAATCCGATCCACCGGAGAACGTCTTCAAAGCGATGAGAATGTCCATGGCCTGCCTAGATAGAAACACTAGGTGAGGATTTCGCCGCTTCATCCTTTCTTTAGGGATCGTCCAGAGCGCTTCGCTGAAGTTGATCTCACTCCAGGTAGCATTCGTCAGCTCGCTTTTTCGCACCATCGTCAACAACAACAGTTTTACCGCTGCGCGGATCGATGGTGATGTACCAATACGCCCCATGTACTGATACATGA is a window of Alcanivorax sp. REN37 DNA encoding:
- a CDS encoding nucleoid-associated protein, translating into MGLLTPVVLNKKIMQGVALLMTFTFDNLNFHRIILHNVYKPNDEGRVDPFPSRVLTQLAGAGLDKLQQRISSVLGNGSHSLQMDIAQDGAASCFHCATRLLTDDDASFIKNSVEIAELHTTAHTSKSWPGGTLVIIDGTAGAANKRCLFIIKAEQQAGFVGKEEGDKVVMDYLDNLILTPQAKLYKVGAFVEMSRESVGNEIRITDDFEAYVFDSNIQAKDDRKAARYFYSGFLGLRIPENSEQRTRDFFEYTKNFINDSDLSTESKVDLQQALHTYLKTDQSNTIQTSGFADQFMEEELRDDYAAYMESKNFPTNAIVKDNSLIKRRLQHRKMNFSSSVKLTAPADTFEEMVQVIDVTDEHTTLRIQGKLTEQE